The following proteins come from a genomic window of Dysidea avara chromosome 12, odDysAvar1.4, whole genome shotgun sequence:
- the LOC136240260 gene encoding uncharacterized protein: protein MAASDPANLAQALATIASAFALNQNNTSGVSTAITNSPVTPVAVTVNSPAINSTAQIVAATPSSNSVLAGNCKGRRKLDVTKEEILHLKSLNYSWTKIAEILDVSRQTLYRRLQEFGIDSSKFTSISESDLDTALTNIKSSHSSCGEVMMQGYLLHSGIKVQREKLRAAIYRVDHTNTVNRHSSVIRRRVYTTPHPNAVWHLDGNHKMIRWRLVIHAGVDGFSRLITYIRYANNNLASTVLQEFLKGISIYGIPYSVRTDCGGENVDVWRYMLSTHQDLSRVLTGSSVHNERVERLWRDVTRSASSSFIDMFYELEAEGILDPSNEIDIFCLQVVFLPHINKCLAEVQGGWNNHPLSTEGNMSPIQLCVSGLTASNYQINQADMVGGHPHLQLNLDTENLESVEVPCNKFNPCDHLVDTIESLVTTATQTATDGKTTYRDVIYTVGQHLQGICNRCILN from the exons ATGGCAGCCAGCGATCCAGCAAACTTGGCACAAGCTTTGGCCACTATTGCAAGCGCTTTTGCGCTGAATCAGAACAATACAAGTGGAGTTTCTACGGCCATTACCAACAGTCCTGTGACTCCTGTCGCCGTCACGGTGAACTCCCCAGCCATTAATTCCACCGCTCAGATTGTCGCTGCTACACCGTCGTCAAATAG TGTTTTGGCTGGAAATTGTAAAGGAAGACGAAAGCTTGATGTGACTAAAGAAGAAATACTTCATTTGAAAAGTTTAAATTATtcatggacaaaaattgctgaGATTCTGGATGTATCTAGGCAAACATTGTATAGACGGCTACAAGAATTTGGAATTGACTCATCTAAATTTACTTCTATTTCTGAATCAGATCTAGATACTGCTTTAACAAATATCAAATCATCCCATTCATCATGTGGGGAAGTAATGATGCAAGGTTATTTGCTGCATAGTGGGATAAAAGTACAGAGAGAAAAGTTACGTGCTGCCATATATCGTGTTGATCACACAAACACAGTAAACAGACATTCATCAGTAATTAGACGTCGAGTATACACAACACCACATCCAAATGCCGTATGGCATTTGGATGGAAACCACAAGATGATACGATGGCGTCTGGTAATTCATGCTGGTGTTGATGGCTTTTCTCGACTAATCACTTACATTAGATATGCCAACAATAATTTAGCCAGCACAGTCTTGCAGGAATTTCTAAAGGGAATTTCAATTTATGGGATACCCTATTCAGTTAGAACAGACTGTGGTGGCGAAAATGTAGATGTTTGGAGATACATGCTATCAACACATCAGGATTTGTCACGTGTTTTAACAGGAAGCTCAGTTCACAACGAACGTGTGGAAAGACTATGGAGAGATGTGACTCGTAGTGCATCTAGTTCTTTCATTGATATGTTTTATGAGCTGGAAGCTGAAGGGATACTGGATCCAAGTAATGAAATTGATATTTTCTGCTTGCAGGTAGTGTTTTTGCCTCATATAAACAAGTGCTTGGCTGAAGTTCAAGGAGGGTGGAACAACCATCCATTGTCAACTGAAGGAAACATGTCTCCCATCCAATTATGTGTGTCAGGATTAACTGCTTCTAATTATCAAATAAATCAAGCAGACATGGTGGGTGGTCATCCACATCTACAGCTGAATTTGGACACAGAAAACTTGGAATCTGTAGAAGTTCCATGCAATAAATTTAACCCTTGTGATCACCTTGTTGATACTATTGAATCACTAGTAACAACAGCAACCCAAACAGCTACTGATGGAAAGACAACGTACCGTGATGTCATTTATACAGTTGGTCAACATTTACAAGGCATTTGCAATAGATGcatattaaattaa